A region from the Coffea eugenioides isolate CCC68of chromosome 9, Ceug_1.0, whole genome shotgun sequence genome encodes:
- the LOC113783281 gene encoding flavonol sulfotransferase-like, translated as METNMRYPEIISALPKRERRGPSSDFYEYQGFWFPLVYLEATITLQQHFKANPEDIFLCTCVKTGTTWLKALAFSILTRDRFMQSPNPLLNTVPHECFPHMEVDLGDDPSYRTPQLPLLATHIPYTSLPKSILESGCKIIYICREPKDTFTSYWHMLQTLKHLSAGPDAREPAPSLEEELELFCQGKSGFGPYWDHVLGFWRASIERPETVLFLKYEELKKDELFYVKKLAEFMGKPFSQEEEIEGVPEKIIGMCSFRNLSNLEVNKSGFFQKARVYNNSFFRKGVVGDWKNLLTEDMKVMIDYTTEQKLQFSGFTFGSSSEQETEGKSMVQGLGRDRDDSAESSLKRAS; from the coding sequence ATGGAAACCAACATGAGATATCCCGAGATCATATCAGCTCTTCCTAAAAGAGAACGCAGAGGTCCCTCCTCGGACTTCTATGAATACCAAGGTTTTTGGTTCCCTTTAGTCTACTTAGAAGCAACCATCACTCTCCAGCAACATTTCAAGGCTAATCCCGAGGACATCTTTTTGTGCACCTGTGTCAAAACAGGTACCACATGGCTCAAGGCCTTGGCTTTTTCCATCTTAACGAGAGATCGTTTTATGCAATCCCCAAACCCTCTGCTTAATACCGTTCCGCATGAATGCTTTCCACATATGGAAGTTGATCTTGGCGACGATCCTTCGTACAGAACACCCCAGCTCCCCCTTCTAGCCACCCATATCCCTTATACATCCTTGCCAAAATCTATACTAGAATCAGGATGTAAGATTATTTACATATGTAGGGAACCAAAGGACACGTTCACTTCATATTGGCATATGTTACAAACATTGAAACATCTCTCTGCGGGGCCAGATGCAAGGGAACCGGCTCCTTCCCTGGAGGAGGAATTAGAGCTGTTCTGCCAGGGCAAGTCTGGATTTGGACCTTACTGGGACCATGTCTTGGGGTTCTGGAGAGCTAGCATTGAAAGGCCCGAGACTGTGCTGTTCTTGAAGTATGAAGAGCTGAAGAAAGATGAACTTTTTTACGTGAAGAAATTGGCTGAGTTCATGGGGAAGCCATTTTCCCAGGAGGAAGAGATTGAAGGTGTCCCCGAGAAAATAATAGGAATGTGCAGCTTCAGAAATTTGAGCAATTTGGAGGTGAACAAGAGTGGTTTTTTTCAGAAAGCTCGGGTGTATAACAATTCATTTTTCAGGAAAGGAGTTGTTGGCGATTGGAAGAATCTTTTAACCGAAGATATGAAAGTGATGATAGATTACACCACAGAACAAAAGCTGCAGTTTTCAGGCTTCACATTTGGTTCATCTTCAGAACAGGAAACCGAAGGCAAAAGCATGGTTCAAGGACTCGGCCGAGAccgagacgactcggccgagtcgtcactgAAACGAGCTTCCTGA
- the LOC113782059 gene encoding major allergen Pru ar 1-like, whose product MAPITCDYEVTSSVPPARLFKAFILDDNLIPKVFPQAIKSVEIIEGDGGVGTIKLITFGEGCHIKSAKHRVDGLDKNNFTYTYTVTESDAFSAELEKITCVIKIEASADGGSICKTSSTYHIKDSVQVTEEQAEAGKEKIKSAKERALAMFKAVETYLQANPDAYN is encoded by the exons ATGGCACCTATCACTTGTGATTATGAGGTCACCTCCTCTGTCCCTCCTGCAAGGTTGTTCAAGGCCTTCATCCTTGATGACAACCTCATTCCCAAGGTCTTTCCACAGGCCATCAAGAGTGTCGAGATCATTGAAGGAGATGGAGGCGTTGGAACCATTAAATTGATTACTTTTGGTGAAG GTTGCCATATTAAGAGTGCTAAGCACAGAGTCGATGGACTTGATAAGAACAACTTCACCTACACCTATACTGTAACTGAAAGCGATGCCTTCAGTGCTGAGCTTGAGAAGATCACCTGCGTTATCAAAATCGAAGCCTCCGCTGATGGAGGGTCTATCTGCAAAACCAGCAGCACATACCACATCAAGGATAGCGTCCAGGTTACAGAAGAACAAGCTGAGGcaggaaaagagaaaattaagtCAGCAAAAGAGAGGGCCTTGGCCATGTTCAAGGCTGTCGAGACCTACCTCCAGGCAAATCCTGATGCCTACAACTGA